Proteins from one Deinococcus budaensis genomic window:
- a CDS encoding SDR family NAD(P)-dependent oxidoreductase, whose protein sequence is MTGASSGIGEAAARHLARQGAAVAVLARRAERLEALAGAIRAEGGRALVIGADVTGREAALEAVERTVRDLGRLDTVINNAGVMLLGPAEEAPLEEWERMVSLNVQGLLYVAHAALPHLLRAAADSPRGVADLVNVSSVAGRVARAGSAVYNLTKFGVTAFSEALRQEVAGRHLRVAVVEPGAVETELASHLRPEVRGMMQQRFGHIERLQAEDIADAITYIVTRPRHMAINELLVRPTEQV, encoded by the coding sequence GTGACCGGCGCGAGCAGCGGCATCGGGGAGGCGGCGGCGCGGCACCTCGCCCGGCAGGGAGCGGCGGTGGCCGTGCTGGCGCGGCGGGCCGAGCGGCTGGAGGCGCTGGCCGGAGCCATCCGGGCGGAGGGCGGCCGGGCGCTGGTGATCGGGGCGGACGTGACCGGGCGGGAGGCGGCGCTGGAGGCGGTCGAGCGCACCGTGCGCGACCTGGGCCGCCTCGACACCGTGATCAACAACGCGGGCGTGATGCTGCTCGGCCCCGCCGAGGAGGCGCCGTTGGAGGAGTGGGAGCGGATGGTGAGCCTGAACGTGCAGGGCCTGCTGTACGTGGCCCACGCCGCGCTGCCGCACCTGCTGCGGGCGGCGGCCGATTCCCCGCGCGGGGTGGCCGATCTGGTCAACGTCTCCTCGGTGGCGGGCCGGGTCGCGCGGGCGGGCAGCGCCGTGTACAACCTCACCAAGTTCGGGGTGACCGCCTTTTCCGAGGCGCTGCGCCAGGAGGTCGCCGGGCGGCACCTGCGCGTCGCGGTGGTCGAGCCGGGCGCGGTGGAGACCGAACTCGCTTCCCACCTGCGCCCCGAGGTGCGGGGGATGATGCAGCAGCGCTTCGGCCATATCGAGCGCCTTCAGGCAGAGGACATCGCCGACGCCATCACCTACATCGTGACCCGCCCGCGCCACATGGCGATCAACGAACTGCTGGTGCGGCCGACCGAACAGGTCTGA
- a CDS encoding YdcF family protein, which translates to MRARGSAPPLLPLLTLAVLALSALLLPGPRAPRAAQPHPAVVVLGAAQYAGRPSPAFARRLEHALKLYRAGGVERVVVTGGRRPGDPHSEGEVGVSYLRGQGVPAAALIAETRSRTTLENLRGARALLPPSTPVTLVTDEAHAPRALALARALGLNANASPSPLGQHPDRRYLLRERLALVAYAVVGVRERRQEAKGQPPALSEEAPAQALVAER; encoded by the coding sequence ATGCGTGCCCGAGGCTCTGCGCCGCCGCTGTTGCCGCTGCTCACGCTGGCCGTGCTGGCGCTGAGCGCGCTGCTGCTGCCGGGTCCGCGCGCGCCCCGCGCCGCCCAGCCCCACCCGGCGGTCGTGGTGCTGGGCGCCGCGCAGTACGCCGGGCGCCCCAGTCCCGCCTTCGCGCGGCGGCTGGAGCACGCGCTGAAGCTGTACCGGGCGGGTGGGGTGGAGAGGGTCGTGGTCACGGGCGGGCGGCGCCCCGGCGATCCCCACTCCGAGGGCGAGGTCGGCGTGAGCTACCTGCGCGGGCAGGGGGTCCCCGCCGCCGCCCTGATCGCCGAGACCCGGAGCCGCACCACCCTGGAGAACCTGCGCGGCGCCCGCGCGCTGCTGCCCCCCAGCACGCCCGTCACCCTGGTCACCGACGAGGCCCACGCCCCGCGCGCCCTGGCCCTGGCCCGCGCCCTGGGCCTGAACGCCAACGCCAGCCCCAGCCCGCTGGGCCAACACCCCGACCGCCGCTACCTGCTGCGCGAGCGGCTGGCGCTGGTGGCCTACGCCGTGGTGGGCGTCCGGGAGAGGAGGCAGGAGGCCAAGGGGCAACCCCCGGCCCTCAGCGAGGAGGCCCCTGCCCAGGCACTGGTCGCCGAGCGCTGA
- a CDS encoding TCR/Tet family MFS transporter gives MTAPPLPSPSPARRAALPFILLTVLLDVMGVGLIIPVFPGLVSDLAGDPTLGARLLGVFTAVYALMQFVFAPILGALSDRYGRRPVLLLSLMGLGLDYLLLYFAPNLWWLFVGRVIAGVTGASITVANAYLADVTAPENRARSFGLLGATFGVGFILGPALGGVLGDVDVRLPFLVAAALALLNALYGFFILPESLPPERRGTPERIRLNPLAPLTVLGRYPLVRNLAAAFILIGMAQQVIFSTWVLFTERVLDWSATQNGLALALVGLLSAVVQAGLVGTAVRVLGERGAIITGLLLGVVQYLLLGAARTDAMLYASIVLGSLAGIAGPSIQGLISRRVDPTEQGRVQGALTSVQSLVGVVGPLVATSVFAAFTRPGNPYHEPGAAFYMAALFSLAGTVVAGVVLRRAGRQS, from the coding sequence GTGACTGCTCCCCCTCTCCCCTCCCCGTCTCCGGCCCGCCGTGCCGCCCTGCCCTTCATCCTGCTGACCGTCTTGCTGGACGTGATGGGGGTGGGGCTGATCATCCCGGTGTTTCCGGGGCTGGTCAGCGACCTCGCGGGCGATCCCACGCTGGGGGCGCGGCTGCTGGGCGTGTTCACCGCCGTCTATGCGCTGATGCAGTTCGTGTTCGCGCCCATCCTGGGGGCGCTGTCGGACCGCTACGGGCGGCGGCCGGTGCTGCTGCTGAGCCTGATGGGGCTGGGGCTGGACTACCTGCTGCTGTATTTCGCGCCGAACCTGTGGTGGCTTTTCGTGGGCCGGGTGATCGCCGGGGTCACCGGGGCGAGCATCACGGTGGCGAACGCGTACCTGGCCGACGTCACGGCGCCGGAAAACCGCGCCCGGTCCTTCGGGCTGCTGGGAGCCACCTTCGGGGTGGGGTTCATCCTGGGGCCAGCGCTGGGCGGCGTGCTGGGCGACGTGGACGTGCGGCTGCCCTTTCTGGTGGCGGCGGCGCTGGCACTGCTGAACGCGCTGTACGGCTTTTTCATCCTGCCCGAGTCGCTGCCGCCGGAGCGCCGGGGCACGCCCGAGCGCATCCGTCTCAATCCCCTCGCGCCGCTGACCGTGCTGGGGCGCTATCCCCTCGTGCGGAACCTCGCCGCCGCCTTCATCCTGATCGGGATGGCGCAGCAGGTGATCTTCAGCACCTGGGTGCTGTTCACCGAGCGGGTGCTGGACTGGTCGGCCACCCAGAACGGGCTGGCGCTCGCGCTGGTGGGCCTGCTCTCGGCGGTCGTGCAGGCGGGGCTGGTGGGCACGGCGGTGCGGGTGCTGGGCGAGCGCGGGGCCATCATCACCGGGCTGCTGCTGGGCGTCGTGCAGTACCTGCTGCTGGGCGCGGCCCGCACGGACGCCATGCTGTACGCCTCCATCGTGCTGGGGTCGCTGGCGGGGATCGCGGGGCCGTCCATTCAGGGCCTGATCAGCCGCCGGGTGGACCCCACCGAGCAGGGGCGGGTGCAGGGCGCCCTGACCAGCGTGCAGAGCCTCGTCGGGGTGGTCGGGCCGCTGGTCGCCACCAGCGTCTTCGCGGCGTTTACCCGGCCCGGCAACCCGTACCACGAACCTGGCGCGGCCTTTTACATGGCGGCGCTGTTCAGCCTCGCGGGGACGGTGGTGGCGGGCGTGGTGCTGCGGCGAGCGGGGCGGCAGAGCTAG
- the murJ gene encoding murein biosynthesis integral membrane protein MurJ → MTVPPAAPDPSPPPQGPASPAPAPAPRQQRSLRANTLIVMAGTLGSRLSGIVRQQIINLFGSTLTDAFLVAVTVPNLLRELLAEGALVNSFIPVYKTLDTAERRKLAQAFSGLLIAVNLILMALGILAAPWVVDLLLAANSNVDPALATYMTQLVMPFLMLISLSAVAMGLLNADEHFKESSFAPVAFNLASIVALLVLPDTATWLAFGWLIGGVAQLVVQLPALARFGVLPTPALRGHPALGRVLRQMAPFTLTAGARQFLNVYVLSLLTNAQQFPQGTRTGYGNAEALFTMANGLFVVSPVLALFPRFSQHAADRDWGAFRALTVQGLRTTTFFAAPMSALLFALAPYAVSLFNLSRDFEAPKFVAGSSILTGWALALVPWAVVTVLLRTFYARERTREAVVVSAVGFVLEVGLYNLLVPRLDFLGFGLSTAISGVLMAGALILMYRRALGFPTREVAAHLGRVVSLAAAAGLAAWLVSLVMPDPGFIVPGVVGLAVAGGVGLAVYLGGALALRLPEVAAVRRRLGR, encoded by the coding sequence GTGACCGTTCCGCCCGCCGCGCCCGATCCCAGCCCGCCGCCCCAGGGTCCGGCCTCGCCCGCCCCGGCCCCGGCGCCCCGGCAGCAGCGGTCGCTGCGGGCCAACACCCTGATCGTGATGGCGGGAACGCTGGGGTCCAGGCTGTCGGGGATCGTCCGTCAGCAGATCATCAACCTGTTCGGCAGCACGCTGACCGACGCCTTTCTGGTCGCGGTGACCGTGCCCAACCTGCTGCGCGAGCTGCTGGCCGAAGGGGCGCTGGTCAATTCCTTTATCCCGGTCTACAAGACGCTGGACACCGCCGAGCGCCGAAAGCTGGCGCAGGCGTTCAGCGGCCTCCTGATCGCCGTGAACCTGATCCTGATGGCCCTGGGCATCCTGGCCGCGCCGTGGGTGGTGGACCTGCTGCTCGCCGCGAATTCCAACGTGGACCCCGCGCTGGCGACCTACATGACCCAGCTCGTGATGCCCTTCCTGATGCTGATCAGCCTCTCGGCGGTGGCGATGGGCCTGCTGAACGCCGACGAGCACTTCAAGGAGAGTTCTTTTGCGCCTGTCGCCTTCAACCTCGCTTCCATCGTCGCGCTGCTGGTGCTGCCCGACACGGCGACGTGGCTGGCCTTCGGGTGGCTGATCGGCGGGGTGGCGCAACTCGTGGTGCAGCTTCCGGCCCTGGCGCGCTTCGGGGTGCTGCCCACGCCCGCGCTGCGCGGCCACCCGGCGCTGGGGCGGGTGCTGCGGCAGATGGCCCCCTTCACGCTGACGGCGGGGGCGCGGCAGTTCCTGAACGTCTACGTTCTGAGCCTGCTCACCAACGCGCAGCAGTTTCCCCAGGGCACCCGCACGGGCTACGGCAATGCGGAGGCCCTCTTCACGATGGCAAATGGCCTCTTTGTCGTCTCGCCCGTGCTGGCCCTCTTTCCGCGCTTCTCGCAGCACGCCGCCGACCGCGACTGGGGGGCCTTCCGGGCGCTCACCGTGCAGGGCCTGCGGACCACCACCTTCTTCGCCGCGCCCATGAGCGCGCTCCTCTTTGCGCTGGCGCCCTACGCCGTGAGCCTCTTCAACCTCAGCCGCGATTTCGAGGCCCCCAAGTTCGTGGCGGGGTCGAGCATCCTGACCGGCTGGGCGCTGGCGCTGGTGCCCTGGGCGGTCGTGACCGTGCTGCTGCGGACCTTTTACGCCCGCGAACGCACCCGCGAGGCGGTGGTCGTCAGCGCCGTGGGCTTCGTGCTGGAGGTGGGGCTGTACAACCTGCTGGTGCCCCGGCTGGACTTCCTGGGCTTCGGCCTGAGCACGGCGATCAGCGGCGTGCTGATGGCGGGCGCGCTGATCTTGATGTACCGCCGCGCCCTGGGCTTTCCGACCCGCGAGGTCGCCGCCCACCTGGGCCGGGTCGTTTCCCTCGCCGCCGCTGCCGGACTGGCCGCGTGGCTGGTGTCGCTGGTGATGCCCGATCCCGGCTTTATCGTGCCCGGCGTGGTCGGGCTGGCAGTGGCAGGCGGCGTGGGGCTGGCGGTGTACCTGGGAGGCGCGCTGGCGCTGCGGCTGCCAGAGGTCGCGGCCGTGCGGCGGCGGCTGGGCAGGTGA
- the topA gene encoding type I DNA topoisomerase: MSRTLVIVESPAKAKTIEKYLGKGYAVESSIGHIRDLPRSAADIPEKYKGKAWARLGLNIEDDFRPLYVVSPEKRSQVAKLRKLASEADEIILATDDDREGESIAWHLFQELKPKVPVRRMVFHEITKEAIQQAIQNPRDIDTNLVEAQEARRALDRLYGYEVSPVLWKKVAPRLSAGRVQSVATRMLVERERERMRFVSAEWWDLLVTAATARGARFPARLTDVDGTRLATGKDFDPLTGKLKVSSKGEAGVRLLAEPEARALAQGLTGQPLTVTSAEEKPFTQRPYAPFITSTLQQEGSRKLGFAATRTMRAAQRLYEQGYITYMRTDSTNLSAEAVTAARSQVKTMYGPDYLSPQPRVYAKKAKNAQEAHEAIRPAGSSFRTPDSLRGELSGDEWRLYDLIWKRTVACQMADARGRSLRVRLAGTATGGETVGLSASGRTIDFPGFLRAYVEGSDDPAAALEDRETPLPPLKEGERVTAESVKAEDHETQPPARYTEASLVQALEAAGIGRPSTYASILGTIQDRGYAAKKGQALVPSWTAFATSALLEHHFGNLVDYDFTARMEEDLDDIAGGRAQRVPYLRRFYLGEGGEGMALRPLIDSKMAEIDARGIATITVPKLEGSGIEVRVGRYGPYMQLGEQKANLPEDLAPDELTAEKAAEILSRPTGDRVIGVDEASGHPVVARAGRYGPYVTLGEGNPPIRTASLFPGDDLNTLTLERALRLLSLPRLVGTSEGEEIWAQNGKYGPYLKRGNDSRSLAAHEQLFTVGLHEAEALFMQPRFRAKGAAAAPLRTFEYEGRAPIVLKSGRFGPYLTDGEKNATLRKGEEEGTLTAERALEILEERGKEPQKKPGQKKTARTGAKAAPKKATAGTSATRTGTAQKAASRKAAAKKAPAKAKVPAAKAPAKATFTWADLRPHLGVLSEPERALVTATREQGRKVEDVAPGLGLDVKKAKGMALQASKKLNQAARGG, encoded by the coding sequence ATGTCCAGAACCCTCGTGATCGTCGAGTCGCCCGCCAAGGCCAAAACCATCGAGAAGTACCTCGGAAAGGGGTACGCGGTGGAGTCGAGCATCGGGCATATCCGCGACCTCCCCCGGAGCGCCGCCGACATCCCGGAAAAATACAAGGGCAAGGCCTGGGCCAGACTCGGCCTGAACATCGAGGACGACTTCCGGCCCCTCTACGTGGTCTCGCCCGAAAAGCGCAGCCAGGTCGCCAAGCTGCGCAAGCTCGCCTCGGAAGCCGACGAGATCATCCTGGCGACCGACGACGACCGCGAGGGCGAGAGCATCGCCTGGCACCTCTTTCAGGAGCTGAAGCCCAAGGTCCCGGTGCGCCGGATGGTCTTCCACGAGATCACCAAGGAAGCCATCCAGCAGGCGATCCAGAACCCGCGCGACATCGACACCAACCTTGTCGAAGCGCAGGAGGCCCGCCGGGCGCTCGACCGCCTGTACGGCTACGAGGTCAGCCCGGTGCTGTGGAAGAAGGTCGCGCCGAGGCTCAGCGCGGGCCGGGTGCAGAGTGTGGCGACCCGGATGCTGGTCGAGCGCGAGCGCGAGCGGATGCGTTTTGTCAGCGCCGAGTGGTGGGACCTGCTCGTCACGGCGGCGACCGCCAGGGGCGCCAGATTCCCCGCCCGCCTGACCGACGTGGACGGCACGCGCCTGGCGACCGGCAAGGACTTCGATCCGCTGACGGGCAAGCTGAAGGTGTCCTCCAAGGGGGAGGCCGGGGTGCGCCTGCTGGCCGAACCCGAGGCCCGCGCGCTGGCGCAGGGCCTGACCGGGCAGCCGCTCACGGTCACCTCCGCCGAGGAAAAGCCCTTTACCCAGCGGCCCTACGCGCCCTTTATCACCTCGACCCTCCAGCAGGAGGGCAGCCGCAAGCTGGGCTTCGCCGCCACCCGCACCATGCGCGCGGCGCAGCGGCTCTACGAGCAGGGCTACATCACCTACATGCGGACCGACTCGACCAACCTCTCCGCCGAGGCGGTGACGGCAGCCCGCAGCCAGGTGAAGACGATGTACGGCCCGGACTACCTCAGCCCGCAGCCGCGCGTGTACGCGAAAAAGGCCAAGAACGCCCAGGAGGCGCACGAGGCGATCCGGCCCGCCGGGTCGAGCTTCCGCACCCCCGACAGCCTGCGCGGGGAACTCTCGGGCGACGAGTGGCGGCTCTACGACCTGATCTGGAAGCGCACGGTCGCCTGCCAGATGGCCGACGCGCGGGGCCGCAGCCTGCGGGTGCGCCTGGCGGGGACGGCGACGGGTGGTGAGACCGTGGGCCTGAGCGCGTCCGGGCGCACCATCGACTTTCCCGGCTTCCTGCGGGCCTACGTGGAGGGCAGCGACGACCCCGCCGCCGCCCTGGAAGACCGCGAGACGCCGCTGCCTCCCCTCAAGGAAGGCGAGCGCGTCACCGCCGAGTCGGTGAAGGCCGAGGACCACGAGACGCAGCCTCCCGCCCGCTACACCGAGGCGTCGCTGGTGCAGGCGCTGGAGGCGGCGGGCATCGGGCGGCCCTCGACCTACGCCTCGATCCTGGGCACCATTCAGGACCGGGGCTACGCGGCCAAAAAGGGGCAGGCGCTGGTGCCCTCGTGGACCGCCTTTGCGACCTCCGCGCTGCTGGAGCACCATTTCGGCAATCTGGTGGACTACGACTTCACCGCCCGCATGGAAGAGGACCTCGACGACATCGCGGGGGGCCGGGCGCAGCGGGTGCCCTACCTGCGCCGCTTCTACCTCGGGGAAGGCGGGGAAGGCATGGCCCTGCGCCCCTTGATCGACTCCAAGATGGCCGAGATCGACGCGCGCGGGATCGCCACCATCACGGTGCCCAAGCTGGAGGGCAGCGGCATCGAGGTGCGGGTGGGCCGCTACGGGCCGTACATGCAGCTTGGCGAGCAGAAAGCCAACCTGCCCGAAGACCTCGCGCCCGACGAACTGACGGCGGAAAAGGCCGCCGAGATCCTGAGCCGCCCGACCGGCGACCGGGTGATCGGGGTGGACGAGGCCAGCGGGCATCCGGTCGTGGCCCGCGCCGGGCGCTACGGTCCTTACGTCACGCTGGGGGAGGGCAACCCGCCGATTCGCACCGCCAGCCTCTTTCCGGGCGACGACCTGAATACCTTGACGCTGGAGCGCGCCCTGCGGCTGCTGAGCCTGCCCCGGCTGGTGGGCACCTCGGAGGGCGAGGAGATCTGGGCGCAGAACGGCAAGTACGGCCCCTACCTCAAGCGCGGGAACGACTCGCGCAGCCTCGCCGCGCACGAACAACTGTTCACGGTGGGCCTGCACGAGGCCGAGGCGCTGTTCATGCAGCCGCGGTTCCGGGCGAAGGGGGCCGCCGCCGCGCCGCTGCGGACTTTCGAGTACGAGGGCCGCGCGCCCATTGTGCTTAAGTCGGGCCGCTTCGGGCCGTACCTCACCGACGGCGAGAAAAACGCCACCCTCCGCAAGGGCGAGGAGGAGGGGACGCTCACCGCCGAGCGCGCCCTGGAGATTCTGGAGGAACGCGGCAAGGAACCCCAGAAGAAGCCGGGGCAGAAGAAGACGGCGCGAACCGGGGCGAAAGCTGCACCGAAAAAGGCCACAGCCGGGACCAGCGCCACCAGGACCGGAACCGCGCAGAAGGCGGCTTCCCGTAAAGCGGCGGCAAAGAAAGCTCCGGCGAAGGCCAAAGTGCCCGCCGCAAAGGCTCCGGCTAAAGCAACCTTTACCTGGGCCGATCTGAGGCCCCACCTGGGGGTCCTGAGCGAGCCGGAGCGGGCGCTGGTCACCGCCACCCGCGAGCAGGGCCGCAAGGTGGAGGACGTGGCGCCGGGCCTGGGGCTGGACGTGAAAAAGGCCAAGGGCATGGCCCTCCAGGCCAGCAAGAAGCTCAACCAGGCGGCGCGGGGGGGCTGA
- the mqnC gene encoding cyclic dehypoxanthinyl futalosine synthase, translated as MTALGEERLGETGTELLGRAVSGERLNAAEIEALYHLPLPEVAAAAHALRLARRDPDVVSFLIDRNINYTNICNVGCNFCAFYRTRRQADSYTHDYATISAKITELEAAGGTRILMQGGVNPELGLAYYTGLLRHIKAHHPSIRIDAFSPEEVLFMEKNFGLSLDALLDTLIEAGLDGLPGAGGEILEDDVRKKAAPARIRSADWFRILDAAQRKGLYTISTMVIGFGETYAQRTRHLLQIRDQQDRANALYGGNGFSGFAMWTLQTEHTRLHGKAPGATAHEYLQQLAIARIALDNVPNIQASWPGQGFKVAQASLYYGANDLGSTMMEENVVSAAGGHGRHQATVRELIRVAVDAGFTPAIRNSRFEIIAWPDVEAALGRAATNPEAERAVGAPS; from the coding sequence ATGACAGCGTTGGGCGAGGAGAGGCTGGGGGAGACGGGAACAGAGCTGCTGGGCCGGGCCGTGTCGGGCGAGCGCCTGAACGCCGCCGAGATCGAGGCGCTGTACCACCTGCCGCTCCCCGAGGTGGCCGCCGCCGCCCACGCCCTGCGGCTGGCGCGGCGCGACCCCGACGTGGTTTCCTTTTTGATCGACCGCAACATCAACTACACCAACATCTGCAACGTGGGCTGCAACTTCTGCGCCTTCTACCGCACCCGGCGCCAGGCCGACAGCTATACCCACGACTACGCCACGATCAGCGCCAAGATCACCGAGCTGGAGGCGGCGGGCGGCACCCGCATCCTGATGCAGGGCGGCGTGAACCCGGAGCTGGGGCTTGCTTACTACACCGGCCTGCTGCGCCACATCAAGGCGCACCACCCGTCCATCCGCATCGACGCTTTCTCGCCCGAGGAAGTGCTGTTCATGGAAAAAAACTTCGGCCTGAGCCTCGACGCGCTGCTCGACACCCTGATCGAGGCGGGGCTGGACGGGTTGCCCGGCGCGGGCGGCGAGATTCTGGAGGACGACGTGCGCAAGAAAGCGGCGCCCGCCCGTATCCGCTCGGCCGACTGGTTTCGCATCCTCGACGCGGCCCAGCGCAAGGGGCTGTACACCATCTCCACGATGGTGATCGGCTTCGGGGAGACGTATGCCCAGCGCACCCGCCACCTGCTCCAGATTCGGGACCAGCAGGACCGGGCCAACGCCCTGTACGGCGGCAACGGCTTTTCGGGCTTCGCGATGTGGACCCTCCAGACCGAGCACACCCGGCTGCACGGCAAGGCGCCCGGCGCGACGGCCCACGAGTACCTCCAGCAGCTCGCCATCGCCCGCATCGCGCTGGACAACGTGCCCAACATCCAGGCGTCGTGGCCGGGGCAGGGCTTCAAGGTGGCGCAGGCGTCCCTCTACTACGGCGCCAACGACCTCGGCTCGACCATGATGGAGGAGAACGTGGTGAGCGCGGCGGGCGGGCACGGGCGGCATCAGGCCACCGTGCGCGAACTGATTCGCGTCGCCGTGGACGCCGGATTCACGCCCGCGATCCGCAACAGCCGCTTCGAAATCATCGCCTGGCCCGACGTGGAGGCCGCCCTGGGCCGCGCCGCGACCAACCCCGAGGCCGAGCGCGCGGTGGGGGCGCCAAGCTGA
- a CDS encoding glucose-1-phosphate adenylyltransferase family protein — protein sequence MSLRIAGQKVLAIVLAGGKGSRLAPLTTERAKPAVPFLGTYRLIDFPLSNLVHSGIGDVWVIEQYLPHGLNDHLSGGRPWDLDRTRGGLVVMPPFSSPENEDGEFAQGNAHALAQHVRLMREFAPDVVLVMSADHIYKLDYSDVIREHVRRGASVTMVTTELADPAQATRFGNVRADAEGRVTEFAYKPEEPLGKTVTAEVFVYGAALLMDTLEELERQGELGDYGEELLPALVARGDAYAHPMEGYWMDVGTLDAYMQTHQDFLDGRGFVLDTPEWPFITSSIAWPPTRIHGSAHLDHAFVCGGATIQGEVVGSVIGPNAVVEKGASVRDSIVQAGAVVRAGASVRSAIVDAHAVVEAGARVGGQGQGSPLSVIGAHSVVEAGAQVGPGVIVEPRQTVRAGHEAHSVLAAQADDRAGK from the coding sequence ATGAGTCTCCGCATTGCTGGTCAGAAGGTCCTCGCCATCGTGCTCGCGGGGGGCAAGGGCAGCCGCCTGGCCCCGCTGACGACCGAGCGGGCCAAACCCGCCGTGCCCTTTCTGGGAACCTACCGGCTGATCGACTTTCCGCTGTCCAACCTGGTCCACAGCGGCATAGGTGACGTGTGGGTGATCGAGCAGTATCTCCCGCACGGCCTCAACGACCACCTCTCGGGCGGGCGGCCCTGGGACCTCGACCGCACGCGCGGCGGGCTGGTGGTCATGCCGCCCTTTTCCAGCCCCGAGAACGAGGACGGCGAGTTCGCCCAGGGCAACGCGCACGCCCTGGCCCAGCACGTCCGGCTGATGCGCGAATTCGCCCCCGACGTGGTGCTGGTCATGAGCGCCGACCACATCTACAAGCTGGATTACTCCGACGTGATTCGTGAGCACGTGCGCCGGGGCGCCAGCGTCACGATGGTGACGACCGAGCTGGCCGACCCCGCCCAGGCCACCCGCTTTGGCAACGTGCGCGCCGACGCGGAAGGCCGGGTGACCGAGTTCGCCTACAAGCCGGAGGAGCCGCTGGGCAAGACCGTGACCGCCGAGGTCTTCGTGTACGGCGCGGCCCTGCTGATGGACACGCTGGAGGAGCTGGAGCGGCAGGGGGAACTGGGCGACTACGGCGAGGAACTGCTTCCCGCCCTGGTGGCGCGCGGGGACGCCTACGCCCACCCGATGGAGGGCTACTGGATGGACGTGGGCACCCTGGACGCCTACATGCAGACCCACCAGGATTTTCTGGACGGGCGGGGCTTCGTGCTCGACACGCCAGAATGGCCCTTTATCACCAGTTCCATCGCCTGGCCGCCCACGCGCATTCACGGCTCGGCCCACCTCGACCACGCCTTTGTCTGCGGCGGCGCGACCATCCAGGGCGAGGTGGTCGGCAGCGTGATCGGCCCCAACGCGGTCGTGGAAAAGGGCGCCAGCGTGCGGGACAGCATTGTGCAGGCGGGGGCGGTGGTGCGGGCGGGGGCCAGCGTGAGGAGCGCCATCGTGGACGCGCACGCGGTCGTGGAGGCCGGGGCGCGGGTCGGGGGCCAGGGCCAGGGCAGCCCCCTGAGCGTGATCGGCGCCCACAGCGTCGTGGAGGCGGGAGCGCAAGTCGGCCCCGGAGTGATCGTCGAGCCGCGCCAGACGGTCCGCGCCGGGCACGAAGCCCACAGCGTTCTCGCGGCGCAGGCGGACGACCGGGCCGGGAAGTAA
- the dusA gene encoding tRNA dihydrouridine(20/20a) synthase DusA: protein MSAAPPPPYTLPAHRLSVAPMLDWTDRHCRAFHRTLTRRTLLYTEMVTTGAILHGDRERHLGFCAPEHPLALQLGGSDPAALAECARLAEDRGYDEVNLNCGCPSDRVQSGAFGACLMATPDVVARAVEAMRGATRLPVTVKHRIGIDDLDSYAHLTRFVSTVAAAGCETFIVHARKAWLSGLSPKENREIPPLRYEAVQQLKADFPGLTVVLNGGVLTLEAAREHLAWADGVMIGRAAYQDPYLLATADRDVFGEDVTPPTRREAIETYLPYVAAQLEAGQPLNRMMKHTLGLFAGQPGARHWKRTLSEEGHRPAAGLDVVHRALAGVPDSVLDARPGVGAEQVI from the coding sequence ATGAGCGCCGCGCCCCCGCCTCCCTACACCCTCCCCGCGCACCGGCTCAGCGTCGCGCCCATGCTCGACTGGACCGACCGGCATTGCCGCGCCTTTCACCGGACGCTGACCCGCCGCACCCTGCTGTACACCGAGATGGTGACCACCGGGGCGATCTTACACGGCGACCGCGAGCGGCACCTGGGTTTTTGCGCGCCGGAACACCCGCTGGCGCTGCAACTGGGCGGCTCGGACCCGGCGGCGCTCGCCGAGTGCGCCCGATTGGCCGAGGACCGGGGCTACGACGAGGTGAACCTCAACTGCGGTTGCCCCAGCGACCGGGTGCAGAGCGGCGCGTTCGGTGCCTGCCTGATGGCGACCCCCGACGTGGTGGCGCGGGCGGTGGAGGCGATGCGGGGCGCGACCCGCCTCCCCGTCACGGTCAAGCACCGCATCGGGATTGACGACCTCGACAGCTACGCGCACCTCACCCGCTTTGTCTCCACCGTCGCGGCGGCGGGCTGCGAGACCTTCATCGTGCACGCCCGCAAGGCGTGGCTCTCTGGCCTCTCCCCGAAGGAGAACCGAGAGATTCCCCCCTTGCGGTATGAAGCCGTGCAGCAGCTCAAGGCCGACTTTCCGGGGCTGACGGTCGTGCTCAACGGCGGCGTGCTGACCCTGGAGGCCGCGCGTGAGCACCTGGCCTGGGCCGACGGCGTGATGATCGGGCGGGCGGCGTACCAGGACCCGTACCTCCTGGCGACCGCTGACCGGGACGTGTTCGGGGAAGACGTGACCCCGCCCACCCGCCGCGAGGCGATTGAGACTTATTTGCCCTATGTCGCGGCGCAGCTGGAGGCGGGCCAGCCCCTGAACCGGATGATGAAGCACACCCTGGGCCTGTTCGCGGGCCAGCCGGGGGCGCGGCACTGGAAGCGTACGCTGAGCGAGGAAGGCCACCGCCCTGCTGCTGGGCTGGACGTGGTGCACCGGGCGCTGGCGGGGGTGCCGGACAGCGTGCTGGACGCTCGGCCTGGGGTAGGGGCAGAGCAGGTGATTTGA